One segment of Thermodesulfobacteriota bacterium DNA contains the following:
- a CDS encoding SPASM domain-containing protein — protein DNHREVPKVIELARGKGARAVNIFFLVCTGRGQDVTDITPEQYEEVLTYLVEAERELEGEMMVRARCAPHILRIASQKNPESALLKGETSGCIAATGYLRVSPEGFVTPCPYIPESAVSKWSNLKEKSLREIWDTEPMFLALRERKYTGRCGDCEFNDICGGCRARSLAASGDLMGEDPWCSYEPEDKKDRAPAPAVDPVWTDAAMVRLKKVPIFLRPMVKRGLERYAKNRRLKEITPEIMAELKGRTGRPAGD, from the coding sequence GGGACAACCACCGGGAGGTGCCGAAGGTTATAGAGCTCGCGCGGGGGAAAGGGGCCCGGGCGGTGAACATCTTCTTCCTCGTCTGCACCGGAAGGGGGCAGGACGTAACCGACATAACCCCTGAGCAATACGAAGAGGTGCTGACCTATCTTGTGGAGGCCGAGCGGGAGCTGGAGGGGGAGATGATGGTGCGGGCCCGATGCGCGCCGCACATCCTCCGCATAGCGAGCCAGAAGAACCCCGAGAGCGCGCTCCTTAAGGGAGAGACGAGCGGCTGCATAGCGGCCACGGGCTACCTCAGGGTCTCTCCCGAGGGTTTCGTTACGCCGTGCCCCTACATACCCGAGAGTGCCGTTAGTAAATGGTCCAACCTGAAAGAGAAAAGCCTCAGGGAAATATGGGATACCGAGCCCATGTTTCTCGCTTTAAGGGAGCGTAAGTATACCGGCCGCTGCGGCGACTGCGAGTTCAACGACATCTGCGGCGGGTGCCGGGCCAGGTCGCTCGCCGCCTCCGGCGACCTTATGGGCGAGGACCCGTGGTGCAGCTACGAGCCGGAAGACAAAAAGGACCGGGCCCCCGCCCCGGCCGTCGACCCGGTCTGGACGGATGCCGCAATGGTGCGTCTGAAGAAGGTGCCGATATTTTTAAGGCCCATGGTAAAGAGGGGGCTTGAGAGGTACGCGAAGAATAGGAGGCTCAAGGAGATAACCCCGGAGATAATGGCCGAGCTAAAGGGAAGGACCGGAAGACCGGCCGGCGACTGA